A genomic stretch from Chitinophaga lutea includes:
- a CDS encoding DUF4349 domain-containing protein, translating to MKSNFVKRFWRISRWFLAFFLLLFSFRFLYGYVATDTGRASAVSDYFSGIDGLRKNYASEKRGEVFAQMQNSTPQTANTQKYEKTATVRARTGRFEDDNQRIRRKVQDAKAIIQYENAFGLKGARELHLLVGVTPESFDSFYLAMQKIGTVQSMSVIKEDKTNEYRQLNAQKASLQKTLESLVELKSKGGEISDFVSLHDKILEIESRLQDLGVQLGNFNSENEFCTVRLSLYEGAPKKDVSLLHRIKVALEWSIEYFCYSMAGFFIVILSVFILILIMDKLKVMGIINRD from the coding sequence ATGAAATCCAACTTTGTCAAACGTTTCTGGAGAATATCCCGCTGGTTCCTGGCTTTTTTCCTGCTGCTTTTCTCTTTCCGTTTCCTGTACGGGTATGTGGCAACGGATACGGGCCGCGCCAGCGCCGTATCGGATTACTTTTCCGGCATCGACGGGCTGCGGAAAAATTACGCCTCCGAAAAAAGGGGGGAGGTTTTCGCTCAGATGCAAAATAGCACCCCCCAGACCGCGAATACCCAGAAGTACGAAAAAACGGCTACGGTCAGAGCCCGCACCGGCCGGTTTGAGGACGATAACCAGCGCATCCGCCGGAAAGTACAGGACGCCAAAGCCATTATTCAGTACGAAAACGCCTTCGGGCTGAAAGGCGCGCGGGAATTGCACCTGCTCGTCGGCGTCACGCCGGAGTCGTTCGATTCGTTTTACCTCGCCATGCAAAAAATCGGCACGGTGCAGTCGATGTCGGTGATCAAGGAAGATAAAACCAACGAATACCGCCAGCTGAACGCACAGAAAGCGTCCCTGCAAAAAACGCTCGAATCGCTGGTGGAACTGAAATCCAAAGGCGGCGAAATCTCCGATTTTGTGAGCCTGCACGACAAGATCCTTGAAATCGAATCGCGCCTGCAGGATCTTGGTGTGCAGCTCGGCAACTTCAACAGCGAAAACGAATTCTGCACCGTACGGCTTTCTCTCTACGAGGGTGCTCCCAAAAAAGACGTGAGCCTGCTGCACCGCATCAAGGTAGCGCTGGAATGGAGCATCGAATATTTCTGTTACAGCATGGCAGGGTTCTTCATCGTGATATTGTCCGTGTTCATTTTGATACTCATCATGGACAAATTAAAAGTCATGGGGATCATCAACAGGGATTAA
- a CDS encoding RNA polymerase sigma factor, giving the protein MGIDEHITEDELSERIANGDQLAFRVIFRRHYKALCFFGTSITQDAQEAEDLVQETFSKLWDKRADFPTTANIKAFLYISTKNACLNFLRQKQRQTEKEKDFSYLQDDETSAAFDPVLAETEIIRELYNEIEQLPAQCRRVFKMSYLEGRKNEEIAAALGISYNTVRTQKLRALKLIRASLMTKNLLPALMLYMAFIKMH; this is encoded by the coding sequence TTGGGAATAGATGAGCACATAACGGAGGATGAACTGTCAGAACGTATTGCCAATGGCGATCAACTCGCATTCAGAGTGATATTCCGCAGGCATTACAAAGCGTTATGCTTCTTTGGCACGTCCATCACGCAGGACGCGCAGGAGGCGGAAGACCTTGTGCAGGAAACCTTTTCCAAACTCTGGGACAAACGGGCCGACTTCCCCACCACGGCAAATATCAAAGCCTTCCTGTATATCAGCACCAAAAACGCCTGCCTCAACTTCTTACGGCAGAAACAGCGGCAGACCGAAAAAGAAAAGGATTTTTCCTACCTGCAGGATGATGAAACCTCCGCTGCCTTCGACCCCGTGCTGGCCGAAACGGAAATCATCCGGGAGCTGTACAACGAAATAGAACAACTGCCCGCGCAGTGCCGGCGCGTTTTCAAGATGAGCTATCTCGAAGGCAGGAAGAACGAAGAGATCGCCGCCGCGCTGGGTATCTCGTACAACACCGTGCGCACCCAGAAGCTCCGTGCGCTGAAGCTCATCCGCGCGTCCCTGATGACCAAAAATCTGCTGCCCGCGCTAATGTTATATATGGCATTTATAAAAATGCATTGA
- a CDS encoding FecR family protein: MQRISFLILRHLRNELTAAEQEELSAWVAASPDNRRFFEANTQDEGLSRKLRQYEAFDEEAAWAKFAGERFPEKMRSVKGRNRWWAAAAAAILIATAAAWWWQPARQAPQVAQEAPVVLPGSNKAVLTLADGSAVTLDSAGNQVIMQAGTAIRQQGGQLEYKDAENAAVGWNTLRTPRGGQFKITLGDGTKVWLNAASSLRYPTAFTGADRTVEVSGEAYFEVVKNAEKPFLVKISNDNTVTVLGTRFNVNAYTDEASINTTLLEGAVRVNAGGQERVLQPGQQAQISAGGIKVVTADTEQAVAWKNEIFNFRDADIRAVMRQLSRWYDVEVVYQGNVPARRFQGEIQRNLPLQDVLEGLKTTGIQFTIEGRKIIIQ, from the coding sequence TTGCAGCGGATATCTTTTCTCATACTCCGGCATTTACGGAACGAACTGACTGCGGCCGAACAGGAAGAACTGTCGGCCTGGGTAGCCGCTTCCCCCGACAATCGCCGCTTTTTTGAAGCCAACACGCAGGACGAGGGGCTGTCGCGAAAGCTGCGGCAGTATGAGGCGTTTGATGAAGAAGCGGCCTGGGCAAAGTTTGCGGGAGAGCGCTTCCCTGAAAAAATGCGCTCCGTAAAAGGGCGTAATCGCTGGTGGGCCGCTGCGGCCGCGGCCATTTTAATCGCGACCGCCGCTGCCTGGTGGTGGCAACCGGCCCGGCAGGCGCCGCAGGTGGCTCAAGAGGCCCCGGTGGTATTGCCGGGAAGCAACAAAGCGGTTCTCACGCTGGCCGATGGTTCGGCCGTAACGCTCGACAGTGCGGGTAATCAGGTGATCATGCAGGCTGGCACCGCCATTCGCCAGCAGGGTGGTCAATTGGAATATAAGGATGCGGAAAATGCGGCCGTTGGGTGGAATACCCTGCGCACGCCCCGGGGCGGTCAGTTCAAGATCACCCTTGGCGACGGCACGAAGGTATGGCTCAATGCCGCTTCTTCCCTCCGGTACCCCACTGCTTTCACCGGCGCCGACCGCACCGTGGAGGTGAGCGGCGAAGCTTATTTCGAAGTTGTGAAAAATGCTGAGAAACCTTTCCTGGTAAAGATCAGCAACGACAATACCGTCACTGTGCTGGGCACGCGTTTTAACGTAAATGCCTATACGGACGAGGCCAGCATCAATACGACCCTGCTCGAAGGGGCCGTGCGCGTCAATGCCGGCGGCCAGGAACGGGTGCTGCAGCCGGGCCAGCAGGCGCAGATCAGCGCAGGCGGCATCAAAGTGGTGACGGCGGACACGGAACAGGCCGTTGCCTGGAAAAACGAAATATTCAATTTCCGCGATGCGGACATCAGGGCGGTCATGCGCCAACTCAGCCGCTGGTATGATGTGGAAGTGGTGTATCAGGGCAATGTGCCCGCCCGCCGCTTCCAGGGCGAAATTCAGCGAAACCTGCCGTTGCAGGACGTACTGGAAGGCCTTAAAACAACAGGTATCCAGTTTACCATCGAAGGAAGGAAAATTATCATCCAATAA
- a CDS encoding sulfatase family protein: MKKLLFMVLAACAGHYSYAQQKPNVVIIYADDLGYGDLGCYGATKVKTPHIDRLAKEGIRFTNGHTTSATCTPSRFAMLTGKYPWRKSGTGVLPGDAAMIVPVDKPSLATLMQKGGYATALVGKWHLGLGDGRTIDWNGEVRPSPNDVGFDYSFCFPATADRVPTVFLENHTVLGLDKDDPIEVNYRQKVGNDPTGKENPELLKMASSPGQGHNNTIVNGIGRIGFMKGGHKARWTDEELAYAFTERAEKFIEDNRANPFFLYFALSDIHVPRMPGTAFKGQSGLGYRGDAILQMDWTVGRIMQKLQQLGLEKNTIVIFSSDNGPVLDDGYQDGAVTQLNGHKQAGPLRGGKYSAFEGGTRVPWIVRWPAKVKGGQTSDALISQVDLFASFARLTSQPLAADDAPDSFDMLDALTGKDGKGRPWLILQGGALSLVQGSLKYITPSKGPKVAKEVDIELGNDTEPQLYDLKKDIGEQQNIAAQFPEKVKAMAAELERLKAADKTRK, translated from the coding sequence ATGAAAAAGTTACTCTTTATGGTGCTGGCAGCCTGTGCCGGGCACTATTCGTATGCACAGCAAAAACCCAATGTTGTTATTATTTATGCGGACGACCTGGGATATGGCGACCTCGGCTGTTACGGGGCCACGAAGGTGAAGACCCCGCACATCGACCGCCTGGCGAAAGAGGGCATCCGTTTCACCAACGGGCATACCACTTCCGCCACCTGCACGCCGTCCCGTTTTGCGATGCTCACCGGCAAATACCCCTGGCGCAAAAGCGGCACCGGCGTATTGCCCGGCGATGCGGCGATGATTGTGCCGGTAGACAAACCTTCACTGGCCACCCTGATGCAAAAGGGCGGGTATGCCACAGCGCTCGTGGGTAAATGGCACCTGGGGCTCGGCGACGGCAGAACGATCGACTGGAACGGCGAGGTAAGGCCCAGCCCGAACGACGTAGGCTTCGATTATTCTTTCTGTTTCCCGGCCACGGCGGACCGGGTGCCGACCGTTTTCCTGGAGAACCATACGGTGCTAGGCCTGGATAAAGACGATCCCATCGAGGTGAATTACCGCCAGAAAGTGGGCAACGACCCTACCGGCAAAGAAAATCCCGAACTGCTGAAAATGGCGTCGTCTCCCGGGCAGGGCCATAATAATACCATCGTGAACGGCATCGGCCGCATCGGGTTTATGAAAGGCGGCCACAAAGCACGGTGGACGGATGAAGAACTGGCGTACGCTTTTACCGAGCGGGCGGAGAAATTCATCGAAGACAACCGGGCCAACCCCTTTTTCCTCTATTTCGCCCTGAGCGATATTCATGTGCCCCGCATGCCCGGCACGGCCTTCAAAGGCCAGAGCGGCCTCGGCTACCGTGGCGACGCTATCCTGCAAATGGACTGGACGGTGGGCCGCATCATGCAGAAGCTGCAACAGCTGGGCCTTGAAAAAAATACCATCGTCATTTTCAGCAGCGACAATGGTCCCGTGCTCGACGACGGCTACCAGGACGGCGCCGTTACCCAGCTCAACGGCCACAAACAGGCCGGCCCGCTGCGCGGCGGCAAATACAGCGCGTTTGAAGGCGGCACCCGCGTGCCCTGGATAGTGCGCTGGCCCGCAAAAGTAAAAGGCGGTCAAACGTCTGACGCGCTGATCAGCCAGGTGGACCTGTTCGCCTCCTTCGCCCGTCTCACCAGCCAGCCGCTGGCCGCAGACGATGCGCCGGACAGCTTCGATATGCTCGACGCCCTCACCGGGAAAGACGGCAAGGGGCGCCCATGGCTCATTCTGCAGGGAGGCGCATTGTCGCTGGTGCAGGGCAGCCTGAAATACATCACCCCCTCGAAAGGGCCGAAGGTGGCCAAAGAAGTGGATATCGAACTGGGGAACGATACAGAACCGCAATTGTACGACCTGAAAAAAGATATCGGCGAACAGCAGAACATCGCCGCGCAGTTCCCGGAGAAAGTCAAAGCCATGGCGGCGGAACTGGAACGCCTGAAGGCGGCAGATAAGACAAGAAAATAG
- a CDS encoding response regulator: protein MTTTPSILLIEDDIDDQEIFTSALAFIDNGIVCSVAANGYEAIMHLNNAATLPDLIFLDLNMPMMNGSQFLREVKAGHKAKDVPVIVFSTASDMKTIQESRQLGAEQFITKPEKFSELVGMLHGLLFPATR from the coding sequence ATGACAACAACGCCCTCTATACTGCTGATTGAAGATGATATCGATGATCAGGAAATCTTTACATCAGCGCTTGCATTTATCGACAATGGAATAGTGTGTTCTGTTGCCGCCAACGGTTACGAAGCCATCATGCATTTAAATAACGCAGCCACGCTGCCCGACCTGATATTTCTCGATCTGAACATGCCGATGATGAACGGTTCGCAGTTTTTACGGGAAGTAAAAGCGGGGCATAAAGCGAAAGACGTGCCGGTGATCGTATTTTCCACCGCATCGGATATGAAAACCATCCAGGAGTCCCGGCAACTGGGTGCGGAGCAATTCATCACCAAACCTGAAAAATTCTCAGAACTGGTGGGCATGCTGCATGGCCTGCTTTTCCCGGCTACCAGATAA
- a CDS encoding aldo/keto reductase encodes MEKRTLGNSGLSIAPLMFGGNVFGWTADEKTSFQLLDAFTDAGFNAVDTADTYTVRVPGNTGGDSERIIGKWLHQTGKRDKIILATKVGGVFSETKKGLRKKYILQSIDDSLSRLQTDYIDLYQTHYDDPETPIEETLEAYASIVQSGKVRAIGTSNMTAARIRQSLRVSLDKGFPSYQSLQPEYNLYDRERYETEYAPLVAETNLGVIPYFALASGFLTGKYRSTADLEGSSRTKYVSRYINERGFNILAALDTVAARHNTQPATVAIAWLMNRPGITAPIASATSMAQLNSLFAAVRLRLGAEDTAELDRASAY; translated from the coding sequence ATGGAAAAGAGAACCCTTGGCAACTCCGGCCTCTCCATTGCTCCGCTGATGTTTGGCGGCAATGTGTTCGGCTGGACGGCGGATGAAAAAACCTCCTTTCAGCTGCTCGACGCCTTCACCGATGCGGGTTTCAACGCAGTCGATACGGCAGACACCTACACCGTACGCGTGCCGGGCAATACCGGCGGCGACTCCGAGCGGATCATCGGCAAATGGCTGCACCAAACCGGCAAACGCGATAAAATCATACTCGCCACCAAAGTGGGCGGCGTGTTCAGCGAAACAAAAAAAGGGCTCCGGAAAAAGTATATCCTGCAATCCATCGACGATTCTCTTTCCCGTCTGCAAACGGATTACATCGACCTGTACCAGACGCATTACGACGACCCGGAAACGCCCATCGAAGAAACGCTCGAAGCTTACGCGTCCATCGTACAATCCGGCAAAGTACGCGCCATCGGCACCTCCAACATGACGGCCGCGCGCATCCGGCAGTCGCTCCGGGTCAGCCTCGATAAAGGGTTCCCCTCGTACCAATCCCTCCAGCCCGAATATAACCTCTACGACCGCGAGCGGTATGAAACGGAATATGCGCCCCTGGTGGCGGAAACCAACCTCGGCGTCATCCCCTATTTTGCGCTGGCCAGCGGTTTCCTCACGGGCAAATACCGCAGCACCGCCGACCTGGAAGGCAGCAGCCGCACCAAATATGTTTCCAGATACATCAATGAACGGGGATTCAATATCCTTGCCGCCCTGGATACAGTAGCCGCCCGGCACAACACCCAACCGGCCACCGTCGCCATTGCCTGGCTGATGAACCGCCCCGGTATTACCGCGCCCATCGCCAGCGCTACCAGTATGGCGCAGCTGAACAGCCTGTTTGCCGCCGTACGGTTGCGGCTGGGAGCGGAAGATACCGCGGAGCTGGACCGGGCCAGTGCGTATTGA
- a CDS encoding 2-hydroxyacid dehydrogenase: protein MKAFITRQIPEVGLQLLRAAGITVTAHTEKRELSREELTNACLQHDALLSVGGGNKIDAEFLNTCRHLKVVSLMAVGYDNVDVDAAKQLNIPIGHTPGVLSNATADTAFLLMLAVSRKAFYLHNTIARGEWGFFEPTKNLGMELNGRTLGIFGLGKIGATLARKCRGAYDMPVIYHNRGRNEAAERELGAEWVPFDELLHRSDVLSLHAALTPETKGLFDENAFAKMKPSSIFINTARGGMHNELHLLKALQEGRIWGAGLDVTNPEPMDPDHPLLQMPNVAVLPHIGSATVEARNGMAVIAAQNLIAGLKGEPLPHAVKG, encoded by the coding sequence ATGAAAGCATTCATCACGAGACAGATACCGGAAGTAGGCCTGCAGCTGCTGCGCGCGGCGGGCATCACGGTGACGGCACATACGGAGAAACGGGAACTGAGTCGGGAGGAACTGACGAACGCCTGTTTACAGCACGACGCGTTGTTGAGCGTAGGCGGCGGGAACAAAATCGACGCGGAGTTTTTGAATACCTGCCGTCATTTGAAGGTGGTGTCGCTGATGGCGGTGGGATACGATAATGTGGATGTGGACGCGGCAAAACAACTGAACATCCCCATCGGCCACACGCCCGGCGTGCTGAGCAATGCCACGGCCGACACCGCGTTTCTGCTGATGCTGGCCGTGTCGCGCAAAGCTTTTTACCTGCACAACACGATCGCCCGCGGGGAGTGGGGCTTTTTTGAGCCCACCAAAAACCTGGGGATGGAACTGAACGGCAGAACGCTGGGCATTTTCGGGCTCGGCAAAATCGGCGCAACACTGGCCAGGAAATGCCGGGGCGCTTATGATATGCCGGTGATCTATCACAACCGCGGGCGTAATGAGGCCGCCGAACGCGAGCTGGGAGCGGAGTGGGTGCCGTTCGACGAGCTGCTGCACCGGAGCGATGTGTTATCGCTGCACGCCGCGCTGACCCCGGAAACGAAAGGATTGTTCGACGAAAACGCTTTCGCAAAAATGAAACCTTCTTCCATTTTTATCAATACCGCCCGTGGCGGCATGCACAACGAACTGCACCTGCTGAAAGCCCTGCAGGAAGGGCGCATCTGGGGCGCCGGGCTGGATGTGACCAACCCCGAGCCCATGGATCCCGATCATCCCCTGCTGCAAATGCCCAATGTGGCCGTGTTGCCGCATATCGGCTCCGCTACGGTGGAAGCGCGGAACGGCATGGCTGTTATCGCCGCCCAAAACCTGATCGCCGGCCTCAAAGGCGAGCCCCTGCCGCATGCAGTAAAGGGCTGA
- a CDS encoding SusC/RagA family TonB-linked outer membrane protein: MMRLTVLLMIAGCLRVSAAAHAQSVSASLKNAPLEEVFATVKQQTGFLFFYDRDMLTATRPVTIQARNLALQAFLAEVFSNQPLDYTIKDKTIFLKRKPAPVETPQQRQPLTGFVKDKDGQLLIGVSVKVKGADKGVVTDANGKFVLNGAGPGSVLIFTYIGYEPQETFIGNFGPITIFLKPAINALDEAVIIGYGSTIRRKNTGSISTVQSKDIADQPVLDPLAALQGRVPGLMITSSNGLPGSSYNVMLRGRNSIDGKNDPLYIVDGVPFVSEPLNQFTSANGNQSPLASINPDDIDRIDILKDADATAIYGSRGANGVVLITTKRGKAGSTRFNFNVLSGASKVSNMLDMLGTGEYIKMRKEAFANEGKTPDENTAPDLTKWSQEANTDWQKMMIGNTANFTNVSGSVSGGTEKTSFMLSGTYDQQTSVMPNSLPFRRVGSHLSFDHTGLDGKFQVTASVNYSTIRDKSIPTDITSYYNLAPNYPLYDATGKYYWFGTNILNPLAIMHRTSDTRTNSLIANSTVRYTILPGLNVKVNLGYTKTDMKQVQTYPSISQNPLSSTGSFSYFGNGDVASWIIEPQVDYTRRIGKGELQLLAGATWQEDVRQGYRINAENFPSDAVLEDIRSAGKLTPIFPSVYSFYRYTSGFGRITYNWDEKYIVNASFRRDGSTRFGPDNRFGNFGAVGAAWVFSNEGFLENNAVLSFGKLRGSAGVTGNDRISDYRYLESWTSSSFPYDGQPGTVPSRLPNSGYRWEENKKLEVGLELGFFANRLLFNTNFYRNVSGNQLVPFLLSSQVGFTSITANFPAKVLNTGWEFDITSVNVRKKHFEWKTMLNLSVNKNELMEYPGIETSTYKDIYVVGKSLSIVKGYIFDGIDPETGVAKVLRPSGGATPQENIDYGILGKTMPDYFGGLQNTVSYKGLELDVLFQFVKQEGQLLNYGYSSLAYGVMYNKDVSALGRWQQKGDQVSIPKAATTPGNSMYDYYRLSSAVWGDASFIRLKNLALRYNLSKLLQKYKVNNLSVVVSGQNLLTITNYDGFDPETKGLAMPPMKTITAGLKLTL; encoded by the coding sequence ATGATGAGACTAACGGTACTACTGATGATTGCAGGCTGCCTCAGGGTTTCCGCGGCAGCGCACGCGCAATCGGTATCAGCATCCCTTAAAAACGCGCCGCTGGAAGAAGTGTTCGCCACGGTGAAACAACAGACCGGCTTCCTGTTCTTTTACGACCGGGACATGCTGACCGCTACCAGGCCGGTGACCATCCAGGCCCGGAACCTTGCGCTGCAGGCATTCCTGGCGGAAGTATTCAGCAACCAGCCGCTGGATTATACGATCAAGGACAAAACGATCTTCCTGAAACGGAAACCCGCGCCCGTGGAAACGCCGCAGCAACGGCAACCGCTGACGGGTTTCGTAAAAGATAAAGACGGCCAGCTGCTGATCGGCGTGAGCGTGAAAGTGAAAGGCGCCGACAAAGGCGTGGTAACGGACGCCAACGGGAAATTCGTGCTCAATGGCGCGGGCCCCGGCAGCGTACTGATATTCACCTACATTGGCTACGAGCCGCAGGAAACATTCATCGGCAACTTCGGGCCGATCACCATCTTCCTGAAACCGGCCATCAATGCCCTCGACGAGGCCGTGATTATCGGTTATGGTTCCACCATCCGCCGCAAAAATACCGGCAGCATCTCTACCGTGCAGAGTAAAGACATCGCCGACCAGCCTGTCCTGGATCCGCTGGCCGCCCTGCAGGGCCGCGTGCCCGGCCTGATGATTACCTCCTCGAACGGCCTGCCCGGCTCCAGCTACAACGTGATGCTGCGCGGCCGCAACTCCATCGACGGAAAAAATGATCCCTTATATATCGTGGACGGGGTGCCGTTCGTATCCGAACCGCTCAACCAGTTCACCTCCGCCAATGGCAACCAGAGCCCGCTGGCAAGCATCAACCCCGACGATATCGACCGCATCGACATCCTCAAGGATGCCGACGCCACGGCCATTTATGGTTCCCGCGGCGCTAACGGGGTAGTGCTGATCACGACCAAAAGAGGGAAGGCCGGCAGCACCCGTTTTAATTTCAATGTGTTAAGCGGCGCCAGCAAAGTGTCGAACATGCTGGACATGTTGGGCACCGGGGAATATATCAAAATGCGCAAGGAAGCGTTCGCCAACGAAGGCAAAACGCCCGACGAAAATACCGCGCCCGATCTCACCAAATGGAGCCAGGAGGCCAATACCGACTGGCAGAAGATGATGATCGGCAACACCGCCAATTTCACCAACGTATCCGGTTCCGTATCGGGTGGCACGGAGAAGACTAGCTTTATGCTGAGCGGCACCTACGACCAGCAAACTTCCGTGATGCCCAACAGCCTTCCTTTCAGAAGGGTCGGTTCGCACCTCAGCTTCGACCATACCGGCCTCGATGGTAAATTCCAGGTAACGGCTTCCGTGAATTACAGCACCATCCGTGATAAATCCATTCCTACCGATATCACGAGTTATTATAACCTGGCGCCCAATTACCCGCTGTATGACGCTACGGGAAAATACTACTGGTTCGGCACCAACATCCTCAACCCGCTGGCTATTATGCACCGCACCTCGGACACCCGCACCAACAGCCTGATCGCCAACAGCACCGTGCGTTATACCATCCTGCCCGGGCTGAACGTGAAAGTAAACCTCGGGTATACCAAAACCGACATGAAGCAGGTGCAGACCTATCCTTCCATTTCCCAGAACCCTCTCAGCAGTACCGGGAGCTTCAGCTATTTCGGGAACGGCGATGTGGCTTCCTGGATCATAGAGCCGCAGGTGGATTACACACGCCGTATCGGTAAAGGGGAACTGCAGTTGCTGGCGGGCGCCACCTGGCAGGAAGATGTGCGCCAGGGCTACCGTATCAATGCGGAGAACTTCCCGAGCGACGCCGTGCTGGAAGACATCCGGTCGGCCGGCAAACTCACGCCCATCTTTCCGTCTGTTTACAGCTTTTACCGCTATACTTCCGGTTTCGGCCGTATTACTTATAACTGGGACGAAAAGTATATCGTCAATGCCAGCTTCCGCCGCGACGGGTCCACCCGCTTCGGCCCGGATAACCGCTTCGGCAATTTCGGTGCCGTGGGTGCGGCATGGGTATTCTCCAACGAAGGTTTCCTGGAAAACAATGCCGTGCTGAGCTTTGGTAAACTGAGAGGCAGCGCCGGCGTAACGGGGAACGACCGCATCAGCGATTACCGTTATCTCGAAAGCTGGACGTCGAGCTCATTCCCGTACGACGGCCAGCCGGGCACCGTGCCTTCCCGCCTGCCGAACAGCGGCTACCGCTGGGAAGAGAATAAAAAGCTGGAAGTAGGGCTGGAGCTGGGTTTCTTCGCCAACAGGCTGTTGTTCAATACCAACTTCTACCGGAACGTGTCCGGCAACCAGCTGGTGCCTTTCCTGCTGTCGTCGCAGGTGGGCTTTACCTCCATCACCGCTAATTTCCCGGCCAAGGTGTTGAACACGGGATGGGAGTTTGATATCACGTCCGTGAACGTCCGCAAAAAACATTTCGAATGGAAAACGATGCTGAACCTGTCGGTGAATAAAAATGAGCTGATGGAATATCCCGGTATCGAAACCTCTACCTATAAAGACATCTACGTGGTCGGCAAATCGCTTTCCATCGTAAAAGGATACATTTTCGACGGCATTGATCCGGAAACCGGCGTAGCCAAAGTGCTGCGTCCCAGCGGCGGCGCCACTCCGCAGGAAAACATCGATTACGGTATTCTGGGTAAAACGATGCCGGATTATTTCGGCGGTTTACAGAACACCGTTAGTTATAAAGGGCTGGAGCTGGACGTACTGTTCCAGTTCGTGAAGCAGGAAGGGCAGCTGCTGAATTACGGCTATTCTTCGCTGGCATATGGCGTGATGTATAATAAAGATGTAAGCGCACTGGGACGCTGGCAGCAGAAAGGCGACCAGGTGAGCATTCCGAAAGCCGCCACTACACCCGGCAATTCGATGTACGATTATTACCGCCTGTCTTCCGCGGTGTGGGGCGACGCCTCCTTCATCCGCCTGAAAAACCTGGCGCTGCGAT